One region of Halomonas huangheensis genomic DNA includes:
- a CDS encoding Bug family tripartite tricarboxylate transporter substrate binding protein, producing MKPYTSLSLALGSVLLGSLLLSSSVQAADNNECIAPAKPGGGYDLTCRLAANGLLEAGLIEDPMLVTYMPGGIGAVAYNHINGVRTDDPNLIVAASTGAAVNLALGKFGQYDADEVRWLGAIGVDYGAIVVKADAPWQNLDELMNALKEDPSSVALGAGGTVGSQDWMKAALTARAADIDPRSLRYVAFEGGGESLAALLGNHIQVFTGDLSELRSQLESGDIRVLAALSEERVGGPYADIPTAAEQGYDVTWPIWRGYYMGPEVSDEAYNAWSERLQKLSESDSFADLREAQGLFPMALFGDEFDSYVKQQVTQFKGLAQEVGLTK from the coding sequence ATGAAACCCTATACATCACTATCGCTGGCACTCGGTAGCGTCCTGCTCGGCAGCCTACTGCTTTCCAGTAGCGTTCAAGCCGCTGACAACAACGAGTGCATTGCACCGGCCAAGCCCGGCGGCGGCTATGACCTTACCTGCCGACTCGCTGCCAATGGTCTGCTGGAAGCCGGCCTGATCGAAGACCCGATGCTGGTGACCTACATGCCGGGTGGTATCGGCGCGGTCGCCTACAACCACATCAATGGCGTACGTACCGACGATCCCAATCTGATCGTCGCCGCCAGTACCGGCGCGGCCGTCAATCTGGCGCTGGGCAAGTTCGGCCAGTATGACGCCGACGAGGTGCGTTGGCTCGGCGCCATCGGTGTTGACTATGGTGCCATTGTCGTTAAAGCCGATGCCCCCTGGCAGAACCTTGATGAACTGATGAATGCACTCAAGGAAGATCCGAGCTCAGTAGCCTTGGGCGCCGGCGGCACTGTCGGCAGTCAGGACTGGATGAAGGCTGCGCTGACGGCTCGTGCGGCTGACATCGATCCGCGCTCGCTGCGCTATGTAGCCTTCGAGGGTGGCGGCGAATCGCTGGCAGCCCTACTCGGCAATCATATTCAGGTCTTCACCGGCGATCTGTCAGAACTGCGTTCCCAGCTTGAGAGCGGTGACATCCGCGTCCTCGCCGCACTGTCCGAGGAGCGTGTCGGCGGACCCTATGCCGACATCCCCACCGCTGCGGAACAGGGATATGACGTGACATGGCCGATCTGGCGCGGGTACTACATGGGTCCCGAAGTCAGCGACGAGGCCTACAACGCCTGGAGTGAACGCCTCCAGAAGCTTTCCGAGTCCGACTCATTTGCCGATCTGCGTGAAGCCCAGGGCCTGTTCCCGATGGCATTGTTCGGTGACGAGTTCGACAGCTACGTCAAACAACAGGTCACTCAGTTCAAGGGCCTGGCGCAGGAAGTAGGTCTGACAAAATGA